One region of Limnospira fusiformis SAG 85.79 genomic DNA includes:
- a CDS encoding peroxiredoxin: MALSAGTKAPAFTAKDTNGNTVSLSDFAGKTVVLYFYPKDDTPGCTKEAQSFRDNYENYQSRDMVVLGVSTDDEASHKLFTEKYGLPFQLLADTDGAITKAYDVDGGGYAKRVTYIINGEGVIDYVDDKVNTSTHAQDILAKVN; the protein is encoded by the coding sequence ATGGCTTTATCTGCTGGTACTAAGGCCCCCGCATTTACCGCTAAAGATACCAACGGGAATACGGTTTCCCTCTCTGACTTTGCTGGGAAAACTGTTGTTCTCTACTTCTACCCCAAGGATGACACCCCTGGTTGCACTAAGGAAGCCCAAAGTTTCCGGGATAACTACGAAAACTATCAAAGCCGGGATATGGTGGTTCTGGGTGTAAGCACTGATGACGAAGCCTCCCACAAGCTGTTTACCGAAAAATATGGCTTACCTTTCCAACTTTTGGCGGATACCGATGGCGCTATTACCAAAGCCTATGATGTAGATGGCGGCGGTTATGCCAAGCGTGTTACCTATATTATCAATGGCGAGGGTGTCATTGACTATGTTGATGACAAGGTGAACACCTCTACCCACGCTCAGGATATTCTTGCTAAAGTCAATTAG
- a CDS encoding ExbD/TolR family protein has protein sequence MKVNIDYQVDEGRIELLPLIDVVFCILTFFILAALQLTRQQAINVDLPRAGTGETQMQKMLVVGVDIRGDTYIDQQRVNSQQMQRALERFLRWNPSGLVVLYAPKDARYNDVVQVLDKMRAVGGDRVALATLPSSEEMPSPVDSEGLLAPDVLTPNNGVEPPINPFLPSQPLNEMQPGSPLLSPPGSPTSPTSPTSPLLPDN, from the coding sequence ATGAAAGTTAACATAGATTATCAGGTTGATGAGGGGCGCATTGAACTGCTACCCCTGATTGATGTGGTTTTTTGTATTCTGACGTTTTTTATTTTGGCAGCCCTACAGCTTACCCGACAACAGGCGATCAATGTGGATTTGCCACGGGCGGGGACTGGTGAAACTCAGATGCAAAAAATGTTGGTGGTTGGGGTGGATATTCGAGGGGATACTTATATTGACCAGCAACGGGTTAATTCTCAACAAATGCAGCGGGCTTTGGAACGTTTTTTAAGGTGGAATCCTAGTGGTTTGGTGGTGCTGTATGCCCCTAAAGATGCCCGTTATAATGATGTTGTACAGGTTTTAGATAAAATGCGGGCTGTGGGAGGCGATCGCGTTGCTTTGGCTACTTTACCGAGTTCTGAGGAAATGCCCTCTCCGGTTGATTCTGAGGGTTTATTAGCCCCTGATGTACTGACACCTAATAATGGGGTGGAACCTCCTATTAATCCTTTCCTCCCCTCTCAGCCGCTTAATGAAATGCAGCCAGGGAGTCCTTTATTGTCGCCTCCGGGTTCCCCCACTTCTCCCACTTCTCCCACTTCCCCTCTACTTCCTGACAATTGA
- a CDS encoding C39 family peptidase, whose product MSETILSYLGPNDIIIDQPVVLIGNYASQYIDTISVMAEDQYPLPTQLSPRLGIWFIPMPKGFNTAGKRWLRVQGKDQSGKVVADTWAEFTVGHTGLNVGLSTQLIVLQNTSLKHQAIASDRLTSEQKYDLEIGEILAVDSYELQNDHFYIELTNPLGDLGRSGYLYRSHILLIQGAQILWFNRDDIPPNPPGTKLIWVTHDTVLKRSPDDRSQLPENAIYPLSQGSSYLALGYACVADHFRVTLTESLPGYGHVGYLYRYHLQMFQGDREITFDHNAITLTIINTTLFKKRPIDSAYLSPEEQVTLPAGMIYGVQSYTTEDGHLKVALTENFPGFGNTGYFFPNFVQLNRATASYSPTPSLTYEGPPEVLINTPVVLKGQFDGQQAIAVSLVAEDRYPLEVVINRQAGTWTVNLEAGFSEPGYRWLRLKTTDDQGQLVASQIINITVSENAMTVGESLQLDVIEDTLFKVSPIDSNLLGSEQQVTVPAGQTFKVSKYGLVDGHLKLLLENGIPPIGSFGYFFRGHVRLRKGSTTLAFDMEEVPDTNISAQMLVTTTTRIKAQPIDSANLAPDQFAELLLGQNFAIRGYASFQGHFRVTLDQSIPGFGNVGYVYWQHVSLLRDGKAIAYNPDAITMTMRETTVLKKRPVDSGQLAESEKVTLPLGRVYGVSSYSTDQSHVRVALTEELPNFGNTGYIFPKFVKFQRGGKVFDPTPPQVLINVPYFSQRDNPRFYWSTCNVTCIAMVMHYYGVRSKWGGQLEDELLQWCFDYAGQGSQTNHSVLSALIRAYGFQGSFSTTRRWSEVRNELINSRPVVLAGDFTPSGHIVTVIGYNRYGYIVHDPWGDAYTGYSNTEGRRLPYSYSYLNRVCGPDGNVWAHFIRP is encoded by the coding sequence ATGAGTGAAACTATCCTGAGCTATCTTGGTCCCAACGATATTATCATCGATCAACCTGTCGTTTTGATTGGTAACTACGCTAGTCAATACATTGATACGATTTCGGTTATGGCTGAGGATCAATATCCTTTACCTACCCAACTAAGTCCTCGATTAGGGATTTGGTTTATTCCCATGCCTAAAGGCTTTAATACCGCTGGAAAACGCTGGTTAAGAGTTCAAGGCAAAGACCAATCTGGTAAGGTTGTCGCTGACACTTGGGCTGAGTTTACTGTAGGTCATACTGGGCTTAATGTCGGTTTATCTACTCAGTTAATCGTCTTACAAAATACATCATTGAAACATCAAGCGATCGCCTCTGATAGACTAACCTCAGAGCAGAAATATGATTTAGAAATTGGCGAAATTTTAGCAGTTGATAGCTACGAACTGCAAAATGATCACTTTTATATTGAATTAACTAATCCCCTGGGTGATTTAGGGCGTTCTGGTTATTTATATCGGTCACATATTTTGCTGATACAAGGGGCTCAAATTTTATGGTTTAATCGAGATGATATACCCCCAAACCCTCCGGGAACCAAACTAATATGGGTCACTCATGATACAGTGCTTAAACGTAGTCCTGATGATAGATCCCAACTGCCGGAAAATGCCATCTATCCCCTCAGCCAAGGGAGTAGTTATCTAGCCCTAGGTTACGCCTGTGTAGCTGATCATTTTCGGGTAACACTCACCGAGTCACTTCCCGGTTATGGTCATGTAGGCTACCTGTATCGCTACCATTTGCAAATGTTTCAGGGAGACCGTGAAATCACCTTTGATCATAATGCCATTACCCTAACCATTATCAATACCACCCTGTTTAAAAAACGCCCCATTGACTCAGCTTATTTATCTCCAGAAGAACAAGTTACCCTTCCCGCCGGAATGATTTATGGGGTACAAAGTTATACCACTGAAGACGGACATCTAAAAGTAGCCTTAACTGAAAATTTCCCGGGTTTTGGTAATACCGGTTATTTCTTTCCTAATTTTGTGCAATTAAACCGGGCTACAGCTTCCTATTCTCCGACTCCTAGCCTTACCTATGAAGGCCCCCCAGAAGTGTTAATAAATACACCTGTGGTTCTGAAGGGTCAATTTGATGGTCAACAAGCGATCGCTGTTTCTTTAGTAGCCGAAGATCGTTATCCTTTAGAAGTAGTTATAAATCGACAAGCCGGAACCTGGACAGTTAATTTAGAAGCCGGATTTAGTGAACCCGGATATCGATGGCTGCGCCTTAAAACCACAGATGATCAAGGTCAACTGGTAGCCAGTCAAATTATCAATATTACCGTCAGTGAAAACGCCATGACCGTAGGGGAATCTCTACAACTTGATGTTATAGAAGATACCCTATTTAAAGTATCACCTATCGATTCTAATTTACTCGGTTCTGAACAACAAGTCACCGTCCCCGCTGGTCAAACATTTAAAGTGAGCAAATATGGTCTAGTAGATGGTCACTTAAAACTATTGTTAGAAAATGGGATTCCTCCCATTGGTTCCTTTGGCTATTTTTTCCGGGGTCATGTTCGGCTACGGAAAGGAAGCACCACCTTAGCCTTTGACATGGAGGAAGTTCCCGACACTAATATTAGCGCTCAAATGCTAGTGACCACCACTACCCGAATTAAGGCGCAACCGATTGATTCTGCCAATTTAGCACCTGATCAATTTGCTGAGTTACTGTTAGGACAAAACTTTGCTATTCGCGGATATGCTTCCTTTCAAGGTCATTTCCGGGTCACACTAGACCAATCTATCCCCGGTTTTGGTAATGTGGGTTATGTTTATTGGCAGCACGTCAGTTTATTGCGAGATGGAAAAGCGATCGCATATAACCCCGATGCTATTACCATGACCATGAGGGAAACAACCGTCCTCAAAAAACGCCCCGTAGACTCAGGACAACTAGCAGAATCAGAAAAAGTTACCCTTCCTCTGGGTCGGGTTTATGGTGTTAGTAGCTACAGTACAGATCAAAGCCATGTCCGAGTCGCCTTAACTGAAGAATTGCCGAATTTTGGTAATACCGGTTATATATTTCCCAAGTTTGTCAAGTTTCAACGGGGGGGAAAAGTTTTTGATCCGACTCCCCCACAAGTGCTAATCAATGTTCCCTATTTTTCCCAGCGAGATAATCCCCGATTTTATTGGTCTACTTGTAATGTTACCTGTATCGCCATGGTCATGCACTACTATGGTGTGCGTTCTAAATGGGGTGGACAGTTAGAAGATGAACTCTTACAGTGGTGTTTTGATTATGCTGGACAAGGTTCTCAAACTAACCATAGTGTTTTATCAGCCTTAATTCGCGCCTATGGTTTTCAAGGCAGTTTTAGCACAACTCGCCGCTGGTCTGAAGTTCGCAACGAGTTGATTAATAGTCGTCCGGTCGTATTAGCCGGAGATTTTACTCCTTCCGGTCATATTGTCACCGTTATTGGTTACAACCGATATGGCTATATCGTTCATGACCCCTGGGGAGATGCTTACACTGGCTATTCCAACACCGAGGGTCGCCGCCTTCCCTATTCTTATAGCTATCTTAATCGAGTTTGTGGACCAGATGGCAATGTCTGGGCGCATTTCATCCGACCTTAG
- a CDS encoding recombinase family protein: MKILAYSYTEPLLEPPPDPTIWGWDIDGIYQDFGDRQQLEQMLEDCQQLPPPNYLLIQRYEELGNSVLEVSDRLRQLQHLNIQVIAIESDLKSSDISRVDLIKFISEIQQSYHSRCIRQGHARNRLKAIPPPGKAPYGYRRGKDRYTIDRSTAPVVKDFFEHFLLYGSLRGAVRYLHKRYHKKISVTTGKRWLINPVYRGDLAYQNGDIISNTHLPIISREEAAQIDRLLRRNQRLPPRTASAPRSLAGLVMCSECGSGMTISRVTTHNKKREYLYLRPLKCPRLTKCKSLNYHDILSATIDRICTDLPPAVAQLQIPDLDLFKQQIYDEIAHKKDIINQLPTLQNTGILDRETATIREYKLRQEIAQLENQLSQLPPVNLQATAQAVSIRQFWLDLSETERRFYLREFLQKIQIIRDRHHWHLQLNFIF, from the coding sequence ATGAAAATTCTCGCCTATTCTTATACGGAACCGCTGTTAGAACCGCCGCCAGATCCGACGATTTGGGGATGGGATATTGATGGGATTTATCAAGATTTTGGCGATCGCCAACAACTAGAGCAAATGCTAGAAGATTGTCAACAACTACCACCCCCCAACTATTTATTAATCCAACGCTATGAAGAATTGGGTAACTCTGTCCTAGAAGTTAGCGATCGCCTCCGCCAACTCCAACACTTAAACATCCAAGTTATCGCCATTGAATCCGACCTAAAATCCTCCGATATTTCCCGTGTAGATTTAATCAAATTTATCTCGGAAATTCAACAAAGTTACCACAGCCGTTGTATCCGCCAAGGACACGCGCGCAACCGTTTAAAAGCCATTCCTCCCCCCGGAAAAGCACCCTATGGCTACCGTAGAGGAAAGGACCGCTACACCATCGATCGCAGCACCGCACCTGTAGTTAAAGACTTTTTTGAGCATTTTTTACTGTACGGTTCCCTACGCGGCGCAGTTCGGTATTTACACAAGCGATATCATAAAAAAATCTCCGTAACTACCGGGAAGCGATGGTTAATTAACCCCGTTTATCGAGGGGATTTAGCTTATCAGAATGGCGATATTATTTCTAATACTCATCTTCCGATTATTTCCCGTGAAGAAGCCGCCCAAATCGACAGGTTATTACGACGCAACCAGCGCCTCCCACCTCGCACAGCCAGCGCCCCCCGTTCTTTAGCTGGTTTAGTAATGTGTAGTGAATGTGGTTCAGGGATGACCATTAGCCGGGTAACTACACATAACAAAAAGCGAGAATATCTATATTTAAGACCTCTAAAATGTCCGCGTTTAACTAAGTGTAAATCCCTTAATTATCATGATATTTTATCGGCTACCATTGACCGAATTTGTACCGACCTACCCCCAGCAGTTGCCCAATTACAGATTCCAGATTTAGACCTATTTAAGCAGCAGATTTATGATGAAATAGCCCACAAAAAAGACATCATCAATCAACTGCCAACTCTGCAAAACACAGGAATCTTAGACAGGGAAACTGCCACCATTAGGGAATATAAATTGCGCCAAGAAATCGCCCAACTAGAGAATCAATTATCCCAACTTCCCCCAGTGAATTTACAAGCCACGGCTCAAGCGGTTTCTATCCGCCAATTTTGGCTAGATTTATCAGAAACGGAGAGGCGATTTTATCTGCGGGAGTTTCTGCAAAAAATCCAAATTATTCGCGATCGCCACCACTGGCATTTACAACTAAATTTTATTTTTTAA
- the cobQ gene encoding cobyric acid synthase CobQ, with protein sequence MKAIMVVGTTSHAGKSMLVTALCRILRRQNLRVVPFKGQNMALNSYVTPTGAEMGYAQAVQSWAAGLVPNVAMNPILLKPQGNMTSQVILKGKPLATLKATEYYEKFFDTGWDTITKCLDYLKKEFDVIVCEGAGSPAEINLKHRDLTNMRVAQYLQAFTILIVDIDRGGAFAHVVGTLELLDPEERALIKGIVINKFRGMRSLLDSGIEWLEKYTGIPVLGVIPWVDIAMPAEDSLSLLERRSRSDNIDITIAIVKIPRISNFTDFDPLDAESTVKVQYVELNQPLGHPDAVIIPGSKTTIADLLALQKSGMASQIQDYVEAGGQVMGICGGYQMLGQQVSDPRGLEGKIGDFPGLGLLPIKTILLSDKVSRQRLVTSNYPEIGFPVEGYEIHQGRTQIWDKRETVPLFDDHDLGVVSSNRSVWGHYLHGIFDNSPWRRSWLNHLRKPRGLGTLPTGIPNYREQRDLMLDTLADVVEEYLDLSTILG encoded by the coding sequence ATGAAAGCAATCATGGTGGTTGGAACCACATCCCATGCCGGAAAATCCATGCTCGTCACCGCCCTATGTCGGATTCTACGTCGTCAAAATCTGCGGGTAGTTCCCTTCAAAGGGCAAAATATGGCTTTAAACTCCTACGTCACCCCCACCGGCGCAGAAATGGGTTATGCACAAGCCGTACAATCCTGGGCGGCGGGTTTAGTGCCAAATGTAGCCATGAACCCAATTTTGTTAAAACCCCAGGGAAATATGACCTCTCAGGTAATTCTGAAAGGGAAACCACTCGCCACCCTCAAAGCTACCGAATATTATGAGAAATTCTTTGATACCGGGTGGGATACCATCACTAAATGTCTGGATTATCTGAAAAAGGAATTTGATGTAATTGTCTGTGAGGGCGCGGGAAGTCCGGCGGAAATCAATCTCAAGCACCGAGATTTAACCAATATGCGAGTCGCGCAATACCTGCAAGCATTCACCATATTGATAGTTGATATTGACCGTGGGGGGGCTTTTGCTCATGTAGTGGGAACCCTAGAATTGCTAGACCCAGAGGAACGAGCCTTAATCAAGGGCATTGTGATTAACAAATTTCGCGGTATGCGATCGCTGCTCGATTCTGGTATTGAGTGGTTAGAGAAATACACCGGAATCCCCGTCCTCGGAGTAATTCCCTGGGTAGATATCGCCATGCCAGCAGAAGATTCTCTCAGTTTACTGGAACGCCGTTCTCGTTCCGACAATATTGATATAACCATCGCCATAGTGAAGATTCCTCGGATTTCTAACTTTACCGATTTTGACCCCTTAGATGCCGAATCCACCGTTAAAGTCCAATATGTCGAACTCAATCAACCCCTAGGACATCCCGATGCCGTAATTATCCCCGGTTCTAAAACCACCATTGCTGATCTACTAGCCCTGCAAAAAAGTGGCATGGCTTCTCAAATTCAGGATTATGTAGAAGCAGGCGGTCAGGTCATGGGTATCTGTGGGGGGTATCAGATGCTAGGACAACAGGTATCTGATCCCCGTGGCTTAGAGGGTAAAATCGGAGACTTTCCCGGCTTAGGTTTACTTCCCATCAAAACCATACTTTTATCAGACAAAGTCTCCCGCCAGCGGTTGGTAACATCGAATTATCCAGAAATCGGATTTCCCGTAGAAGGCTATGAGATCCACCAAGGGCGGACTCAAATTTGGGACAAACGGGAGACAGTACCCCTATTTGACGATCACGATTTAGGAGTAGTCAGCAGCAATAGATCCGTCTGGGGTCACTATTTGCATGGCATATTTGATAATAGTCCCTGGCGTAGGTCTTGGTTAAATCATCTCCGAAAACCAAGGGGATTAGGAACCTTACCCACCGGGATTCCTAACTATCGCGAACAACGAGATCTGATGCTGGATACCTTAGCTGATGTGGTCGAAGAATATTTAGACCTGAGTACCATTCTCGGTTGA
- a CDS encoding MotA/TolQ/ExbB proton channel family protein, with amino-acid sequence MDIQQILERGGPAMWPLMVLSILSISTIIERLWFWGNTLTRERRIVNRVLDVARRGQWGMAYQIAKQSNNRPMGRFFYAPLKLATPDPELFSLALEAAAEEEFVSMRRGDKILEAVIALAPMLGLLGTVLGLINSLGSIRLGDIGTSSAADVTLGIGEALISTATGLIVAIISLAFYRLFQGFSFSQVKVFRKAGNELELLYRQDWPEVKAQMLLPGEANDSSLMAEEPQEDFPLKGSLIKLPDEEGSEDEETPLIKLPSESEDEETPSQSEFPGSVAEQNTLIKPVIKGNSRLADDDKHQKGELE; translated from the coding sequence ATGGATATTCAACAAATCTTGGAGAGAGGCGGCCCAGCCATGTGGCCCCTAATGGTATTATCAATTTTATCCATTAGTACCATTATTGAAAGACTGTGGTTTTGGGGAAATACCCTCACCCGTGAACGCCGAATTGTCAACCGGGTTTTGGATGTCGCCCGGAGGGGACAGTGGGGAATGGCTTATCAGATTGCCAAACAAAGCAATAATCGCCCCATGGGAAGGTTTTTTTATGCCCCCCTTAAACTCGCTACCCCAGACCCTGAATTATTTAGTCTCGCCCTGGAAGCCGCCGCTGAGGAGGAATTTGTTTCTATGCGACGGGGCGATAAAATCCTAGAGGCGGTAATTGCCCTCGCCCCTATGTTAGGTTTGTTGGGAACAGTTTTGGGTCTGATTAATTCTTTGGGTTCTATCCGCCTGGGAGATATTGGTACTTCTTCGGCTGCTGATGTCACCCTGGGAATTGGAGAAGCCCTGATTAGTACAGCTACAGGCCTGATTGTGGCTATTATCAGTCTGGCTTTCTATCGCCTGTTTCAAGGCTTTTCCTTTAGCCAAGTTAAGGTCTTCCGAAAAGCCGGAAATGAATTAGAATTACTCTATCGCCAGGATTGGCCAGAGGTTAAAGCTCAGATGCTGCTTCCGGGAGAGGCTAATGATTCCTCTTTGATGGCGGAAGAACCCCAGGAGGATTTTCCCCTAAAAGGTAGTTTAATTAAGCTACCGGATGAGGAGGGGTCGGAGGATGAGGAAACTCCTTTAATCAAATTACCTTCAGAATCTGAGGATGAGGAAACTCCCTCTCAATCAGAATTCCCTGGGTCGGTAGCTGAACAAAATACTTTAATTAAACCTGTGATTAAGGGTAATTCTCGCTTGGCTGATGATGATAAACATCAAAAAGGAGAGCTTGAATAA
- a CDS encoding Npun_F0494 family protein, which yields MSAPNSVSKSIEYSSGTIARAQRAIRCSPFQIKLLTDSIDQSVKLSAISGNRGVELGYTRSPLPELRAENALLWLIQVGVLRREVDGQGITDSFRLTPLGRKVAERLADDINNSKPPSWSDRLSNALRRWLRLPL from the coding sequence ATGAGTGCCCCTAATTCGGTTTCCAAGTCGATAGAATATTCTAGCGGGACGATCGCCCGAGCCCAGCGAGCCATCCGCTGTTCTCCATTTCAAATCAAACTTTTAACCGATTCCATTGACCAAAGCGTTAAACTGAGTGCCATTAGCGGAAATCGGGGTGTAGAGTTAGGATATACGCGATCGCCTCTACCGGAATTGAGAGCCGAAAACGCCCTTTTATGGCTAATCCAAGTCGGAGTATTGAGGCGAGAAGTAGACGGTCAGGGAATCACCGATAGTTTTCGACTGACTCCCCTGGGGCGAAAAGTAGCAGAACGACTAGCCGATGATATAAATAACAGCAAACCCCCATCATGGAGCGATCGCCTCAGTAATGCCCTGAGGCGTTGGTTACGCCTTCCCCTATAA
- a CDS encoding VOC family protein, producing MNITKPLHAAILVSDLAKSQQFYSQILQLTAVDRPLNFPGIWYQIGDWQIHLIESEQVIGDRVNEAKWGRNRHLAFAVADLAIAKAQLTRHNYPFQMSASGRSALFVADPDGNIIELSQI from the coding sequence ATGAACATCACCAAACCTCTACACGCAGCCATTTTAGTCTCGGACTTGGCAAAATCTCAGCAATTTTATAGCCAGATCTTACAGTTAACTGCTGTCGATCGCCCTTTGAATTTCCCAGGAATATGGTATCAGATTGGTGATTGGCAAATTCATCTAATTGAATCTGAACAAGTAATTGGCGATCGAGTCAATGAAGCCAAATGGGGACGCAACCGACATCTAGCTTTCGCTGTGGCTGATTTGGCGATCGCCAAAGCACAACTCACCCGCCATAATTACCCGTTTCAAATGAGCGCTTCCGGTCGTTCAGCCCTTTTTGTGGCTGACCCTGATGGTAATATTATCGAATTGAGTCAAATATGA
- a CDS encoding M50 family metallopeptidase, whose protein sequence is MSDFQYSSSSKIGVLGLVVAAIATIILWQFYWGNYVLYPFSILATWFHEMGHGLTAILLGGNFHKLLLFPNGSGLAYNSGNFGSLARALIAMGGPLGPAVAGGILILSSRRYQTAHWCLMALGSIMLLSVLLWIRTLFGVFAILLWGLLILSIAFQTPQKIQAFTVQFMGMQAIVSTYHQKHYLFGSSWVNINGQNLVSDTAIIAQYLFLPQWFWAALIMVISTAIFWWSLKIAYGSDESIINN, encoded by the coding sequence ATGTCTGATTTTCAATACTCATCATCATCTAAAATTGGGGTGCTTGGGTTAGTTGTTGCTGCTATTGCTACCATTATCTTATGGCAATTTTACTGGGGAAATTATGTCTTATATCCTTTCTCCATTTTGGCTACATGGTTTCATGAAATGGGTCATGGATTAACTGCTATTTTACTGGGAGGAAATTTTCATAAACTCTTACTTTTTCCTAATGGTTCTGGTCTCGCATATAATTCCGGTAACTTTGGTTCTTTAGCCAGAGCATTAATAGCAATGGGTGGTCCTTTGGGTCCCGCTGTAGCAGGTGGAATCTTAATATTATCTAGTCGTCGTTATCAAACAGCCCACTGGTGTTTAATGGCTTTAGGTTCGATTATGTTGCTATCGGTTTTATTATGGATTAGGACTTTGTTCGGAGTTTTTGCTATATTATTATGGGGGTTATTAATTTTATCCATTGCCTTTCAAACACCCCAAAAAATCCAGGCTTTTACTGTACAATTCATGGGAATGCAAGCCATTGTTAGTACCTACCACCAAAAACATTATTTATTTGGCAGTAGTTGGGTTAACATCAATGGTCAAAATTTGGTCTCTGATACTGCTATAATTGCCCAATACTTGTTTCTACCTCAATGGTTTTGGGCTGCCTTAATTATGGTTATTTCTACTGCTATTTTCTGGTGGAGTCTGAAAATAGCCTATGGTTCTGATGAATCAATCATCAATAATTAA
- a CDS encoding M16 family metallopeptidase → MTSILLESNITRSLNAPTIYKLSNGLTIVAEQLPVEAVNLNVWIDVGSAVEPDPINGMAHFLEHMVFKGTPNLKAGEFERLIEQRGALTNAATSQDYTHYYVTSAPADFATLAPLQLEVVFNPIIPDDAFERERLVVLEEIRRSEDNPARRSFQRTMETAFKRLPYRRSVLGPAAAIEQLTPQQMRDFHRSHYCPQKTTIAVVGNLPVETLIGTVAESIPLQTPPELPPEVDLHHLIPESGFSEIVRHEIIDDSLQQARLMMVWRVPGLNQLSETYALDVLATILGQGRTSRLVQDLREKRGLVSGISCSNMTQRLQGVFYISARLRVEHLAEAEAAIAEHINRLHRELITPTEMTRVRTQVANRFIFGSETPSDRANLYGYYQAIVGNVNLALEYPSQIQSLNAEQLQQAIRQYLLPQAYGVVILKPHTP, encoded by the coding sequence ATGACTTCTATCCTACTTGAATCAAATATCACCCGCTCACTAAACGCTCCCACCATCTACAAATTATCAAATGGTCTCACCATTGTGGCAGAACAGTTACCCGTTGAAGCCGTGAACTTGAATGTTTGGATTGATGTTGGATCCGCTGTCGAACCCGACCCGATCAACGGGATGGCTCACTTTTTAGAACACATGGTGTTCAAAGGGACTCCCAACCTCAAAGCTGGGGAATTTGAAAGACTCATCGAACAACGAGGCGCTTTAACCAATGCAGCCACCAGCCAGGACTACACCCACTATTATGTTACCAGCGCTCCCGCCGACTTTGCTACCCTAGCCCCCCTACAGCTTGAAGTAGTATTTAACCCAATTATTCCCGATGATGCCTTTGAGCGAGAGAGGCTAGTAGTATTAGAAGAAATCCGGCGATCTGAAGACAACCCCGCGCGTCGTTCATTTCAGCGGACCATGGAAACAGCCTTTAAGCGTCTCCCCTATCGTCGGTCTGTACTAGGACCAGCAGCCGCTATTGAACAGTTAACTCCTCAGCAAATGCGAGATTTTCATCGCAGCCATTACTGTCCCCAAAAAACCACGATCGCAGTTGTGGGAAATTTACCTGTAGAGACTTTAATTGGAACAGTAGCCGAGTCTATCCCATTACAGACACCTCCTGAACTTCCCCCAGAAGTAGATCTGCATCATCTGATCCCAGAGTCAGGATTTAGTGAAATTGTCCGCCACGAAATCATAGATGATAGCTTACAGCAAGCTCGATTAATGATGGTGTGGCGGGTTCCCGGACTCAATCAACTCTCAGAAACCTATGCTTTGGATGTTTTGGCTACAATTTTAGGTCAAGGTCGTACCTCCCGCCTAGTGCAGGATTTACGAGAAAAGCGGGGTTTAGTGTCTGGGATTAGTTGCAGCAATATGACCCAGAGGCTACAGGGAGTATTTTATATTTCCGCTCGGTTGCGGGTCGAACACTTAGCCGAAGCCGAAGCGGCGATCGCAGAACATATTAACCGACTCCACAGGGAATTAATCACCCCCACCGAAATGACCAGGGTACGGACTCAAGTAGCCAATCGGTTTATTTTTGGTAGTGAAACACCAAGCGATCGCGCTAATTTGTATGGTTACTATCAGGCGATCGTCGGAAATGTGAACCTAGCTTTAGAATATCCCAGCCAAATTCAATCCCTCAATGCCGAACAATTACAACAAGCCATCCGCCAATATTTATTACCCCAAGCCTATGGGGTAGTTATCCTGAAACCTCATACCCCCTAA